The window GGTGTGTTCTTTCCCGCGCCAGACCGACTCCTGGATCTTCGACGAGCTGTACCGTCGCGGCGAACTGGAGCTGGAGCTTATCCCGCAGGGCAACCTGGCGGCGCGCATTCAGGCCGCCGGCGCCGGGATCGGCGGTTTTTATACCCCAACCGGCTATGGCACCCAGCTGGCGGCAGGCAAGGAAACCCGCCAGATCGACGGGCGCCAGTATGTATTCGAGCTGCCGCTGAAGGCCGACTTCGCGCTGATCAAGGCCGATAAGGGCGACCGCTGGGGCAACCTGCTGTATGACAAAACCGGGCGCAACTTCGGGCCGATCATGGCGATGGCCGCCGGCTGCACCCTCGCCGAAGTCAACCGCATGGTGCCGCTGGGCGAGCTGGATCCGGAAAACATCATCACGCCGGGCATTTTCGTGCAGCGCCTGGTGACCACACCTGACCGCCCGGCGCCCCCCCTCGGCTTAAGGAACGCATCATGAGCAAACTGACCCATCAACAGCTGGCCGAACGCATCGCGCGCGATATTCCGGAAGGCGCCTACGTCAACCTGGGTATCGGCATCCCGACCCAGATCGCCAACTACCTGCCGGCGGATAAAGAAATCTTCCTGCACAGCGAGAACGGCATACTCGGCATGGGGCCCGCGCCGGCGCCGGGCGAAGAAGACTCGCAGCTGATCAACGCCGGCAAACAACCGGTGACGCTGCTGCAGGGCGGCTGCTTTTTCCACCACGGCGACTCGTTCGCCATGATGCGCGGCGGCCACCTGGATATCTGCGTGCTCGGCGCCTATCAGGTTTCCGAACGCGGCGATCTGGCCAACTGGAGCACCGGGGCGCCGGGGGCGATCCCGGCGGTCGGCGGCGCGATGGATCTGGCGATCGGCGCGCGGCAGGTATTTGTGATGACCGAGCACCTGACCAAAAAAGGCGAGTGCAAGATTGTCCGCCAGTGCAGCTATCCGCTGACCGGCGTCGGCTGCATCGACCGCATCTACAGCGATCTGGCGGTGATGGACGTCACCCTGCAGGGCCTGGTGGTGCGCGAAATTTTCGGCGGCCTGACCCCGCAGCAGCTTCAGGAAGTGACCCCGGTCGAACTGACCTTTGCCCTACAGCAT is drawn from Serratia entomophila and contains these coding sequences:
- a CDS encoding 3-oxoacid CoA-transferase subunit A; translated protein: MIDKSVASADAAVADIPDGATIMVGGFGPAGQPYALLDALTRHRPRELTLISNNAGNGDTGLAALLKAGCVRKVVCSFPRQTDSWIFDELYRRGELELELIPQGNLAARIQAAGAGIGGFYTPTGYGTQLAAGKETRQIDGRQYVFELPLKADFALIKADKGDRWGNLLYDKTGRNFGPIMAMAAGCTLAEVNRMVPLGELDPENIITPGIFVQRLVTTPDRPAPPLGLRNAS
- a CDS encoding 3-oxoacid CoA-transferase subunit B, with the translated sequence MSKLTHQQLAERIARDIPEGAYVNLGIGIPTQIANYLPADKEIFLHSENGILGMGPAPAPGEEDSQLINAGKQPVTLLQGGCFFHHGDSFAMMRGGHLDICVLGAYQVSERGDLANWSTGAPGAIPAVGGAMDLAIGARQVFVMTEHLTKKGECKIVRQCSYPLTGVGCIDRIYSDLAVMDVTLQGLVVREIFGGLTPQQLQEVTPVELTFALQHGEQQHESSLSV